From one Haloplasma contractile SSD-17B genomic stretch:
- a CDS encoding polyprenyl synthetase family protein — protein MDLFEIANVNKQVIDDEIYNIITEDELLSYDQKQFILDLTINQGKKLRPLFTIIGSYFGNKEVAHIYKYASIFELVHTATLIHDDVIDHAETRRGIPSLHITTDKYTAIMLGNYVMSMCAELISKYNIEEDYYSYMSLTDLCHSEIMQQDFLYNFDVSLKEYIEKTKNKTALLIAASLISGASIAGADKRTLKHLYHYSINLGISFQIIDDILDFTQGESELGKPAGQDLLNGNITLPVIYALKNKKISSKIRELSENSSESEFKSCIDLIQDSKALDRSKKLNKKYQQKAKRALRKIKHPDTKILKELLLQLEKRSS, from the coding sequence ATGGATTTATTTGAAATAGCAAATGTTAATAAACAAGTAATAGATGACGAAATATATAATATAATTACTGAAGATGAGCTGCTTTCGTACGATCAGAAACAATTTATTCTTGATTTAACCATAAACCAAGGTAAAAAATTACGCCCTTTATTTACGATTATTGGAAGTTACTTTGGTAATAAGGAAGTAGCACATATATACAAGTATGCTTCAATATTTGAGCTTGTTCATACTGCTACATTAATACATGATGATGTAATAGATCATGCAGAAACAAGAAGAGGTATACCGTCACTCCATATAACAACAGATAAATACACTGCAATCATGTTAGGAAACTACGTGATGAGTATGTGTGCAGAGTTAATCTCAAAATACAATATTGAAGAAGATTATTATTCATATATGTCATTAACCGATCTTTGTCACTCAGAAATAATGCAACAAGACTTTTTATATAACTTTGATGTTTCTCTAAAAGAATATATAGAAAAGACTAAAAATAAGACCGCATTACTGATAGCAGCATCTTTAATTAGTGGTGCCAGTATTGCCGGTGCAGATAAGAGAACTCTTAAACATTTATATCATTACTCAATTAATTTAGGTATATCTTTTCAAATAATAGATGACATACTAGACTTTACACAGGGTGAGAGCGAACTAGGTAAGCCAGCTGGTCAGGACTTACTTAATGGTAATATTACACTGCCAGTTATCTATGCATTAAAAAATAAAAAAATAAGTTCTAAAATTAGAGAACTATCGGAAAATTCATCAGAATCCGAGTTTAAATCGTGTATTGATCTTATTCAAGATAGTAAGGCCTTAGATAGAAGTAAGAAACTAAATAAAAAGTACCAACAAAAGGCCAAGAGAGCATTAAGAAAAATCAAGCATCCTGACACTAAAATATTAAAAGAATTACTTTTACAACTAGAAAAACGCTCATCATGA